The Euphorbia lathyris chromosome 2, ddEupLath1.1, whole genome shotgun sequence genome includes a window with the following:
- the LOC136220211 gene encoding uncharacterized protein isoform X2, translating into MESSALKAGLGQLLFEILSHILSFEGRLWIHAASKVPEEATIKAMEDFYREIYAVNGVTDIKFPEHYPVSRLLGCVEVVGCVRGEEVASWEAIPEGVRLEGQTDFCWLCEQPQKLLVPFEMRGFQRVYNLEKKVYEAAVRGLTPVNGPMPVRFPLPNPCDPFSLKPGSISKRLTHKSSQVEKSSSLSAAIAGARAAATQFSKNDQNRLTNNIQNNSYNSRSSDQVKSKPLSEEHKTLQHSSLDEVPNDESSELNDGKRSDHIQDAGTSSHSRAGADMKRTAGASAKIFAVAVNSLKRNQTTF; encoded by the exons ATGGAATCAAGCGCATTGAAGGCAGGTCTTGGCCAGCTCCTATTCGAG ATTTTATCTCATATCTTGTCTTTTGAAGGCCGCCTTTGGATTCATGCTGCAAGTAAAGTTCCAGAGGAAGCTACAATTAAAGCAATGGAGGATTTCTACAGGGAAATCTATGCGGTGAATGGAGTTACTGACATTAAGTTTCCAGAACATTACCCTGTTTCAAGACTTTTAG gGTGTGTTGAAGTGGTCGGCTGTGTTAGAGGTGAAGAAGTAGCAAGCTGGGAAGCCATACCTGAAGGG GTAAGGTTAGAGGGACAAACAGATTTTTGCTGGCTTTGTGAACAGCCACAG aaaTTGCTAGTTCCATTTGAGATGCGAGGCTTTCAACGTGTTTATAATTTGGAAAAGAAG GTATATGAGGCTGCAGTTAGAGGTCTGACCCCAGTGAATGGTCCAATGCCAGTAAGATTTCCCCTTCCAAATCCTTGTGATCCCTTTTCCTTAAAACCCGGGTCTATATCCAAGAGATTAACTCATAAATCATCTCAAGTGGAGAAATCATCAAGTCTTAGTGCAGCAATTGCTGGTGCTCGTGCAGCAGCTACCCAGTTCAGCAAGAATGATCAAAATCGCCTAACAAATAATATTCAGAATAACAGTTATAATTCCAGGAGCAGTGACCAAGTAAAAAGCAAACCACTTTCTGAAGAGCATAAAACACTACAGCATAGCAGCTTAGATGAAGTTCCTAATGATGAATCTTCAGAGCTCAATGATGGTAAGCGAAGCGATCATATCCAGGACGCGGGAACAAGTAGCCATAGTCGAGCTGGTGCAGATATGAAACGGACTGCTGGAGCTTCTGCTAAG ATTTTTGCTGTAGCAGTGAATTCATTGAAGAGGAATCAGACCACTTTCTGA
- the LOC136220211 gene encoding uncharacterized protein isoform X1 — protein MPGGRSSQCLTMHQPWASLLIYGIKRIEGRSWPAPIRGRLWIHAASKVPEEATIKAMEDFYREIYAVNGVTDIKFPEHYPVSRLLGCVEVVGCVRGEEVASWEAIPEGVRLEGQTDFCWLCEQPQKLLVPFEMRGFQRVYNLEKKVYEAAVRGLTPVNGPMPVRFPLPNPCDPFSLKPGSISKRLTHKSSQVEKSSSLSAAIAGARAAATQFSKNDQNRLTNNIQNNSYNSRSSDQVKSKPLSEEHKTLQHSSLDEVPNDESSELNDGKRSDHIQDAGTSSHSRAGADMKRTAGASAKIFAVAVNSLKRNQTTF, from the exons ATGCCAGGAGGAAGAAGTAGCCAATGCTTGACCATGCACCAACCATGGGCTTCACTGTTGATTTATGGAATCAAGCGCATTGAAGGCAGGTCTTGGCCAGCTCCTATTCGAG GCCGCCTTTGGATTCATGCTGCAAGTAAAGTTCCAGAGGAAGCTACAATTAAAGCAATGGAGGATTTCTACAGGGAAATCTATGCGGTGAATGGAGTTACTGACATTAAGTTTCCAGAACATTACCCTGTTTCAAGACTTTTAG gGTGTGTTGAAGTGGTCGGCTGTGTTAGAGGTGAAGAAGTAGCAAGCTGGGAAGCCATACCTGAAGGG GTAAGGTTAGAGGGACAAACAGATTTTTGCTGGCTTTGTGAACAGCCACAG aaaTTGCTAGTTCCATTTGAGATGCGAGGCTTTCAACGTGTTTATAATTTGGAAAAGAAG GTATATGAGGCTGCAGTTAGAGGTCTGACCCCAGTGAATGGTCCAATGCCAGTAAGATTTCCCCTTCCAAATCCTTGTGATCCCTTTTCCTTAAAACCCGGGTCTATATCCAAGAGATTAACTCATAAATCATCTCAAGTGGAGAAATCATCAAGTCTTAGTGCAGCAATTGCTGGTGCTCGTGCAGCAGCTACCCAGTTCAGCAAGAATGATCAAAATCGCCTAACAAATAATATTCAGAATAACAGTTATAATTCCAGGAGCAGTGACCAAGTAAAAAGCAAACCACTTTCTGAAGAGCATAAAACACTACAGCATAGCAGCTTAGATGAAGTTCCTAATGATGAATCTTCAGAGCTCAATGATGGTAAGCGAAGCGATCATATCCAGGACGCGGGAACAAGTAGCCATAGTCGAGCTGGTGCAGATATGAAACGGACTGCTGGAGCTTCTGCTAAG ATTTTTGCTGTAGCAGTGAATTCATTGAAGAGGAATCAGACCACTTTCTGA